The genomic interval AGGTGATGGCGCCGCGGCCCGACGCCGTGCTGATCGGCGGCTCCGGCACGCAAGGCGCGCTGCCGCTCCTGACGCTTGCCGAGCGCGGCTTCAAGGGCAACACCTACGGCACGGTGGCGCTGGTCAATCCAGACTTCGTCAATGTCGGCGGCAAGGCGGCCGACGGCATCCAGGTGTCCGCCGGTCCCGTGATCGTCGCTGAACAGCTTCCAGACGATCATTTTGCCAAGAAGATCGCGCTGGATTTCCGCGCCGTCTACCAGAAGACCCACAACATCCCGACCACCGACGGCTTCTCCGCCTACTCCTTTGACGCCTGGCTGATTTTTGCCAATGCCGCCGAGCGTGCGCTCAAGACCGCAAAACCCGGCACGGCCGAATTCCGCGCCGCGCTGCGCGACGCGATCCTCAGCACCAAGGAGCTGCCGGGCGTGCATGCCGTCTACAACTTCAAGCCCGGTGCGGTGACCGGCGTCGACGAGCGTGCGCTCGTCGTCGTGCGCCTGACCGGCGGCGCCTGGAAGTACGCGCCGTAGTCCGAAGGCAACGGGCAGCCAGAACGAGGAAACCACGTCTCCATGACGAGCGACATCGCAGCCATCCTTGGGATCGACGGGATCGCCACCGGCGCAGTCTATGCGCTGGTGGCGATCGGGACCGTCCTCATCTTCACGGTGACGCGGGTCATCTTCATTCCCTTCGGCGACATCGCGGCGTTCACCGCACTGACGCTGGCGGCGCTCGATGCCAAGCGCTTTCCGGGAACCGGCGCGCTGGTCGTGATCCTCGCTTGCCTGGCGACTTTGATCGAGATCCTCTCGCTGCTGCGCGCCGGCGAGCTTCGGCTGCTGCCGCGCGCGCTGCTGTTCTATCTGGCGCTTCCCCTCGCCGTGGTCGGCGCGGCCTGGCTCACGATGCGGCTGGATCCGCCCCTGGCGGTCAGGCTGATCCTCGCGCTGATGCTGATCATGCCGATCTCGCCGCTGCTCGACCGCATCGTGTTCCGTCCGATCGCCGACGGCACGGTTCTTCTGCTGCTGACGGTCTCGGTGGCGCTGCACTTTGCGCTTGTCGGCCTTGGCCTGCTGTTCTTCGGCCCTGAGGGCGTGCGGACCGAACCGCTAACCTCGCTCTCGACGGAGTTCGCGGGCGTCCTGATCTCGGGCCAGACCATGCTGATCGTGATCGCGGCGCTGGTCTTCAGCGGCCTGCTCTATCTCTTCTTCGACTTCACGCTGGTCGGCAAATCGCTGCGCGCCACCGCCGTGAACCGGACCGGCTCTCGCCTGATGGGCATCAGACCCGCGCGCGCCGGCACCATCGCTTATCTGCTGGGCTCGCTGATGGCCGGCGTCTCCGGTATTTTGATCGCGCCCGTCAACACCGTGTTCTACGACTCCGGCTTCCTGATCGGCCTCAAGGCCTTCGTCGGCGCGATCGTCGGCGGCATGACCAGCTATCCCGGCGCTGCGATCGGCGCCGTCGGCGTCGGCATCCTCGAAAGCTTCGCCTCGTTCGAGAGCAGTGCGCTGAAGGACGTCATCGTGTTCTCGCTGCTGATCCCGATCCTGATCTGGCGGTCCCTCGCCTCGCTGCATTCCGAGGAGGAGATCGAGGAATGACGCGCTCCCAGATTCAGCTCGCCGCGCTTGCGGCCGTAGTGTGCCTCGCAGCTGCCCCCTTCGTGCTGAGCCCGTTCAGCATCACGCTGATGAACTATATCGGCATCTATTCGCTGGTCGCGATCGGGCTGGCGCTGCTGACCGGCGTCGGTGGCATCGTGTCGTTCGGACAGGCGGCCTTCGTCGGCGTCGCCGCTTACGCAACCGCGTGGGTGTCCGCGCTGAACGGGCAATCGCCCTGGCTCGGCCTGTTGTTCGGCGTTGTGTTGACCTGCGGTGTCGCGACCGTTCTGGGCGTCGTCACCTTGCGGCTTCAGGGCCATTTCCTGTCGCTTTCCACCGTCGCCTGGGGCCTCGCCATCGGCTTCCTCTTTGGCAATGTCGAGGGGCTCGGCCGCTTCAACGGCATCTCGTCGATCCCGCCGATCAGCTTGGGATCGTACGCCCTCGTCACGAGCTCCCAGATCTATTTCCTGATCTGGGGCATCGTCGCCGCCGTCCTCGTTCTCGGCTACAACCTCCTGGACTCCCGGCTCGGCCGTGCCATGCGCGCGCTGCGCGGCGGCAACACGCTGGTCGAGAGCCTCGGCATCAACGCCTTCCGGATCAAGCTTGCGACCTTCGTGATCGCGGCCTTTCTCGCCTCGCTCTCCGGCTGGCTCTACGCCCACCTCAGCCGTTTCATCAGCCCCGGGCCGTTCGACGCCGGCATGGGCATCGAATATCTCATGATGTCGATGGTCGGCGGCGCGGGCAGCCTGCTCGGCGGTGTCGTCGGCGCGGCCATCGTGACGCTTTTGAAGAACAGCGTGCAGGACTATCTGCCGCTGATTGCCAAGGGCGCGTCGGGCCAACTCGAGATCGTCGCTTTCTCGGCGCTGTTCATCCTGTTCCTGCAATGGGCGCGGCAGGGCATCGTGCCGTTCGTGGCGCGCTATCTGCCAAAGGCAAAGCGCGAGCGGCCACAGCCGGCCCCGCCATTGCCGCGCCGGTCACAGCCGAAACCGGGCGAGCTGCTTCTGAAGGTCGACGGCGCCGAGCGCCGGTTCGGCGGCCTCATCGCGGTCAACAATGTCAGCTTCGAAGTGCGCTCCGGCGAAATCCTTGCGGTCATCGGTCCGAACGGCGCCGGCAAGAGCACGATGTTCAACTGCCTGACCGGCGCGCTCCGGGTCAACAAGGGCGAGATCGTTTTTGCGGGCCGCCCGATCACGCGCGATGCGCAATCGCGGATCGCCAAGGCCGGCATCGCACGCACGTTCCAGCACGTCAAACTCAGGCCCCGCATGAGCCTGTTGGAAAACGTCATGCTCGGCACCTATGCCCGCACCCGCACCGGTCTCTTTGCGGGCGCCTTCCGCCTCAACCAGCGCGAGGAAGCCAGCGCCCGGCACGAGGCGCTGACACAACTCGAACGCGTCGGGCTCGGCGACAAGCCATTCGAGCTCGCCGGCAATCTCCCCCTCGGCAATCAACGCATCCTGGAGATCGCGCGCGCGCTCGCAGCCGACCCCGCCCTGCTGGTGCTCGACGAGCCCGCTGCCGGCCTGCGCCGCCAGGAGAAGCTGCGGCTTGCCGAGCTTTTGCGCTCGCTGCGCGCCGACCACCTCACCATTTTGATCGTCGAGCACGACATGGAGTTCGTGATGTCGCTGGTCGACCGCATCGTCGTGCTCGACTTTGGCTCAAAGCTCTGCGAGGGCCCGCCGAGCGCGATCCGCAGCGACGAGCGTGTGCAAGAGGCCTATCTCGGAGGCGTCGCATGACCGCGATGTTTTCCATGACCGACGTGACCGTCTGCTACGACAATGTCGAGGCTGTCCGGAACGTCTCGCTGGCCGTCGAGGAAGGCCAGATCGTCACCGTGATCGGCCCGAACGGCGCCGGCAAGACCACGCTGCTGATGGCCGCGATCGGCCTGCTGGCTTCGCGCGGCCGCATGGAGTTTCAAGGCAACGACATCGGAAAACTGGCCGTCGAGGACCGCGTCGAGCGCAGGCTGTGCCTGGTGCCGGAGAAGCGCGAGCTGTTTGCGGACATGTCGGTCGCCGACAACCTCCTGCTCGGCTCCTACAGCCTGCGCGACCGCTCCGGCGTCCAGAAGACGCTGGACGAGGTCTATGACCGCTTCCCCCGCCTGAAAGAACGCCAGCGCCAGGCCGCCGGCACGCTCTCGGGCGGCGAGCGCCAGATGCTCGCGCTCGGGCGCGCGCTGATGGCAAAGCCCAAGCTGTTGATGCTGGACGAGCCGAGCTTGGGCCTCGCGCCGCTGATCGTGCGCGAGATCTTTCGCACCATCGCGTCGCTGCGCGACCTCGGCGTCTCGATCCTGCTGGTCGAGCAGAACGCCCGCGCCGCGCTGGAGACGGCCGATTACGGCTATGTGCTCGAGACCGGCGAGGTCGTGCAATCCGGCCCCGCCAAGGACCTTATCCACGATCCCCGGCTGATCACCGCCTATCTCGGCGGGCACTGAAAACCGGGTTCGGCCGGAGGGCTTTGTGGCCGCACCACTAAAGCATCGAAACAACCCCATGCACAGTAGCCGGCGGGTGGCGGCGCGAGAGCTTCGTATTTTACGAAATTATCTTGACACGTCGGGCAAATCGGGGGTATATCGCCATCATCGCAGCACTTCCCAAGTCCGCTATCCGACCAGCCGAGGGCGGCGGCGGTTTGCGAGCGGGTTCTCTGCCAGCAAGGCCCGCAGCCATTCGCGGAAGCTGACGATTTCGGGACAATCCGCGGTGCCTTCAGGGGCAATCAGCCAATCACCCAGACCGGATCCCGCATTGACCCGGTCGCAGCGATAGCCCGGATGGTGGCCAAGACCGCGGGCGATCAGCAGATCGACCTTACCCTCGACCAGCTCGTGCAAACCGGCGGGCTGTAGCACCCGCAAACCGATGTCCGTATGCGCGCTGCGAAACGCCGCCAGATCGAGGCGGCGCAGGTCGAAGCTGGCATGAACGCCCAATTGCAGCAGCACGCTACCCGTCGGCTTCAATTGCGAGGTCGCGTCCGCGATGTGGCGAAATCCTTCGGAGACCCCGGGCAGATAGGCCTGACCGGCCGCGGTCAGAATGAGCTGCTT from Bradyrhizobium arachidis carries:
- a CDS encoding branched-chain amino acid ABC transporter permease, whose translation is MTSDIAAILGIDGIATGAVYALVAIGTVLIFTVTRVIFIPFGDIAAFTALTLAALDAKRFPGTGALVVILACLATLIEILSLLRAGELRLLPRALLFYLALPLAVVGAAWLTMRLDPPLAVRLILALMLIMPISPLLDRIVFRPIADGTVLLLLTVSVALHFALVGLGLLFFGPEGVRTEPLTSLSTEFAGVLISGQTMLIVIAALVFSGLLYLFFDFTLVGKSLRATAVNRTGSRLMGIRPARAGTIAYLLGSLMAGVSGILIAPVNTVFYDSGFLIGLKAFVGAIVGGMTSYPGAAIGAVGVGILESFASFESSALKDVIVFSLLIPILIWRSLASLHSEEEIEE
- a CDS encoding ABC transporter permease subunit: MTRSQIQLAALAAVVCLAAAPFVLSPFSITLMNYIGIYSLVAIGLALLTGVGGIVSFGQAAFVGVAAYATAWVSALNGQSPWLGLLFGVVLTCGVATVLGVVTLRLQGHFLSLSTVAWGLAIGFLFGNVEGLGRFNGISSIPPISLGSYALVTSSQIYFLIWGIVAAVLVLGYNLLDSRLGRAMRALRGGNTLVESLGINAFRIKLATFVIAAFLASLSGWLYAHLSRFISPGPFDAGMGIEYLMMSMVGGAGSLLGGVVGAAIVTLLKNSVQDYLPLIAKGASGQLEIVAFSALFILFLQWARQGIVPFVARYLPKAKRERPQPAPPLPRRSQPKPGELLLKVDGAERRFGGLIAVNNVSFEVRSGEILAVIGPNGAGKSTMFNCLTGALRVNKGEIVFAGRPITRDAQSRIAKAGIARTFQHVKLRPRMSLLENVMLGTYARTRTGLFAGAFRLNQREEASARHEALTQLERVGLGDKPFELAGNLPLGNQRILEIARALAADPALLVLDEPAAGLRRQEKLRLAELLRSLRADHLTILIVEHDMEFVMSLVDRIVVLDFGSKLCEGPPSAIRSDERVQEAYLGGVA
- a CDS encoding ABC transporter ATP-binding protein; the protein is MTAMFSMTDVTVCYDNVEAVRNVSLAVEEGQIVTVIGPNGAGKTTLLMAAIGLLASRGRMEFQGNDIGKLAVEDRVERRLCLVPEKRELFADMSVADNLLLGSYSLRDRSGVQKTLDEVYDRFPRLKERQRQAAGTLSGGERQMLALGRALMAKPKLLMLDEPSLGLAPLIVREIFRTIASLRDLGVSILLVEQNARAALETADYGYVLETGEVVQSGPAKDLIHDPRLITAYLGGH
- a CDS encoding LysR family transcriptional regulator; translation: MTYTLPPLNALRAFEAAARHLSFKLAAHELHVTPAAVGQQVKALEARLGVQLFERLHKQLILTAAGQAYLPGVSEGFRHIADATSQLKPTGSVLLQLGVHASFDLRRLDLAAFRSAHTDIGLRVLQPAGLHELVEGKVDLLIARGLGHHPGYRCDRVNAGSGLGDWLIAPEGTADCPEIVSFREWLRALLAENPLANRRRPRLVG